The following coding sequences lie in one Pontibacter sp. G13 genomic window:
- the mtnA gene encoding S-methyl-5-thioribose-1-phosphate isomerase has product MKVNGQPYRTIWLKSDDPKTVQIIDQRPLPHQFVIADLTTTAQAATAIREMWVRGAPLIGATAAWGMYLACLEAVSQADPTAYLHQAREILFNTRPTAVNLPWALDRMMALLLPISDSTQRIEVAKLEAEKISEEEFDNSLKMGHFGLDIIQKLHEQHPDRPVNILTHCNAGWLATVDYGTATAPMYVAHDAGIPIHVWVDETRPRNQGARITAWELGQHGIPHTVITDNTGGHLMQHGMVDLVIVGTDRTTRTGDVANKIGTYLKALAAWDNDVPFYVAAPSTSIDWTLRDGIQEIPIETRDAREVTHIQGKLPSGEIGWGQLTPDSSPALNYGFDVTPAKYVTGLITERGISTATEDGLLELFPEHS; this is encoded by the coding sequence TTGAAGGTAAACGGACAACCCTATCGCACCATTTGGCTGAAATCCGATGATCCCAAGACGGTCCAGATCATCGACCAGCGTCCCCTCCCCCATCAATTTGTCATTGCAGACCTCACCACAACCGCTCAGGCAGCCACCGCCATTCGAGAGATGTGGGTCCGAGGCGCTCCCTTGATCGGAGCCACAGCTGCCTGGGGCATGTATCTCGCCTGCCTTGAAGCAGTGTCACAAGCCGATCCGACCGCTTATCTGCATCAAGCTCGGGAAATCCTCTTCAACACCCGCCCTACCGCTGTTAACCTTCCTTGGGCATTGGATCGAATGATGGCCTTGTTGCTACCTATTTCAGATAGCACCCAACGCATTGAAGTCGCCAAGCTCGAAGCAGAAAAGATCTCCGAGGAAGAATTTGACAACAGCCTCAAAATGGGACATTTCGGGCTGGACATCATCCAAAAACTCCATGAGCAGCATCCTGATCGCCCTGTCAACATCCTGACCCACTGTAACGCAGGATGGCTGGCAACCGTCGACTACGGCACCGCCACTGCCCCCATGTATGTTGCCCATGATGCGGGCATCCCCATTCACGTATGGGTAGACGAAACCCGCCCGAGAAATCAAGGCGCGAGAATCACCGCTTGGGAACTCGGGCAGCATGGAATTCCGCATACCGTGATCACAGATAACACTGGCGGACACTTGATGCAGCATGGAATGGTGGACCTCGTGATCGTAGGCACGGACCGTACCACGAGGACCGGAGATGTCGCCAACAAGATCGGCACCTACCTGAAGGCGCTGGCCGCTTGGGACAATGATGTGCCATTTTATGTAGCAGCGCCTTCCACCTCCATCGACTGGACGCTCCGAGATGGCATCCAGGAAATTCCCATCGAAACCCGTGATGCGCGCGAAGTGACCCACATCCAAGGCAAACTCCCATCGGGAGAAATTGGCTGGGGGCAATTGACCCCTGATTCCAGTCCAGCCCTCAATTATGGCTTCGATGTCACCCCTGCAAAATACGTCACAGGACTCATCACCGAACGAGGGATTTCAACAGCGACCGAGGACGGTTTGCTGGAATTATTCCCTGAGCATAGCTGA
- a CDS encoding class II aldolase/adducin family protein, with translation MIDEGYIKYRIQWLECPALPADRIEDLISWRDRLHQLGLIGYDEEQQVGYGNISERVWFGGELFIISGTQTGEISETQPAHYSSILSYSIPGNCLTCRGPVKASSESLTHAAVYEYSLDYRAVIHIHHRGMWEALKDEIPTTLETVPYGTPEMAWEIQRLLTTPDMQSARVCVMGGHQDGLLAVGKDLDEAGNALLALAGKFL, from the coding sequence ATGATCGACGAAGGATACATCAAATACCGCATCCAATGGCTGGAATGTCCAGCTTTGCCAGCTGATCGAATCGAGGATCTGATCAGCTGGCGGGATCGTCTCCATCAATTGGGCTTGATCGGATATGACGAGGAACAACAAGTCGGATATGGCAATATCAGCGAACGCGTCTGGTTTGGGGGAGAGCTATTCATCATTTCCGGCACCCAAACCGGAGAGATCTCTGAAACGCAGCCAGCCCACTACAGCAGCATCCTCTCCTATTCCATCCCAGGCAATTGCCTGACATGCAGAGGTCCGGTCAAGGCTTCCTCTGAATCCTTGACACATGCTGCGGTGTATGAGTATTCTTTGGATTATCGGGCAGTCATCCATATTCACCATCGAGGCATGTGGGAGGCGCTCAAGGATGAAATCCCGACTACCCTTGAAACTGTCCCGTATGGAACTCCGGAAATGGCTTGGGAAATCCAGCGATTGCTCACTACCCCCGACATGCAATCGGCCCGCGTCTGTGTCATGGGCGGACATCAGGATGGGTTATTGGCAGTAGGCAAAGATTTGGATGAAGCAGGAAATGCATTGCTGGCACTGGCAGGGAAATTCCTATAG
- the msrB gene encoding peptide-methionine (R)-S-oxide reductase MsrB, with amino-acid sequence MEKIIKKDSEWESELPPETYRITRQNGTEKPFTGKYWDFKESGEYVCACCDLPLFGSDAKYRSGSGWPSFVQPVDASHIETRSDFSHGMERTEILCAQCEAHLGHVFEDGPAPTGLRYCTNSASLKFIPEETPRALGGS; translated from the coding sequence ATGGAAAAAATCATCAAGAAGGACAGCGAGTGGGAGTCGGAATTACCTCCGGAGACATACCGGATCACGCGGCAAAATGGCACAGAAAAGCCCTTCACTGGAAAATATTGGGACTTCAAGGAGTCAGGTGAATATGTATGTGCCTGTTGTGATCTTCCGCTGTTCGGCTCAGATGCCAAATACAGATCCGGTTCAGGATGGCCCAGCTTTGTCCAGCCTGTTGATGCTTCACACATCGAGACTCGGTCCGATTTTTCCCATGGGATGGAACGTACTGAAATCTTGTGTGCACAATGTGAAGCACATTTGGGACATGTATTTGAGGATGGACCAGCGCCAACAGGCTTGAGGTATTGCACCAATTCGGCCTCACTCAAGTTCATCCCTGAAGAAACTCCCCGGGCGCTTGGGGGATCATGA
- a CDS encoding FAD-binding oxidoreductase, with protein sequence MGNQASSQTSIPASQIDEFAQAISGKLLKPGTTSYDDSRALWNGMFDRRPSFIAQCESTEDVVQAVNFARDHQLLLSIKGGGHNSAGTGCCDQGMAIDLSKMNRVAVHAGSKRVFVGGGALISDVDAATQQFGLAVPAGIISHTGVGGLTLGGGFGWLSRKYGFTVDHLVSAEIVTAAGEVLRIDKTNHPDLFWAIKGGGGNFGVVTEFEFDCVDAGPEIYSGAIVKAFEDRVSYLKFHRDFVEQMSEDLTAWTVMRHAPPLPFIPEQYHGKMVMLVPFCWLGDEESGREATQPIRDAGTTLGDGSAMHPYVGWQQAFDPLVSHGARNYWKSHHLKSLSDDCIEVLADFANRLPSAETEIFTAHMAGATTAPGRPELPISMQGCPFVLNVHTRWRNRADDDTCIQWARDFHAATQPFANGVYVNFLTDQNQARAKAAYNEKTWNKLVEVKQKWDPSNLFRVNMNIKPS encoded by the coding sequence ATGGGAAATCAAGCTTCATCCCAAACTTCTATTCCTGCTTCTCAAATTGACGAATTTGCCCAAGCGATCTCGGGGAAACTCCTCAAACCCGGCACCACTTCCTATGATGATTCACGGGCATTGTGGAACGGCATGTTTGACCGACGCCCGAGCTTCATTGCTCAATGCGAATCCACCGAAGATGTAGTTCAGGCAGTCAATTTCGCCCGCGATCATCAATTATTGCTTTCCATCAAAGGCGGAGGGCATAACTCCGCAGGAACGGGCTGCTGCGATCAGGGCATGGCCATCGATCTCTCCAAAATGAACCGAGTAGCTGTGCATGCTGGCTCCAAGCGAGTGTTTGTGGGCGGAGGGGCACTCATCAGCGATGTGGACGCCGCCACTCAGCAGTTTGGCCTTGCCGTTCCTGCAGGAATCATTTCTCATACGGGAGTCGGCGGATTGACGCTTGGCGGAGGTTTTGGATGGCTCAGCCGCAAATATGGGTTTACGGTCGATCATCTTGTGTCGGCCGAGATTGTAACCGCAGCTGGCGAAGTCCTCAGAATCGACAAAACGAATCATCCAGATCTTTTTTGGGCGATCAAAGGCGGAGGAGGAAACTTTGGGGTGGTGACCGAATTTGAGTTCGATTGCGTAGATGCGGGACCCGAAATCTATTCGGGAGCTATCGTCAAGGCATTTGAAGACAGAGTCTCCTACCTGAAATTCCATCGTGACTTCGTAGAACAAATGTCCGAGGATCTGACTGCTTGGACCGTCATGCGCCATGCTCCACCTCTTCCATTCATTCCCGAACAGTATCATGGCAAGATGGTGATGCTGGTTCCGTTCTGTTGGTTGGGCGATGAAGAATCAGGACGGGAAGCTACTCAGCCTATCCGAGATGCTGGGACGACTTTGGGGGACGGTTCGGCCATGCATCCGTATGTAGGATGGCAACAGGCATTCGACCCATTGGTGTCTCATGGTGCCCGCAACTATTGGAAATCCCACCACCTCAAATCGCTCTCAGATGATTGCATCGAGGTCCTGGCAGATTTCGCCAACCGCCTCCCAAGTGCAGAGACGGAGATATTCACCGCACACATGGCAGGAGCGACGACCGCACCCGGAAGGCCCGAGTTGCCGATTTCCATGCAAGGGTGTCCATTTGTGCTAAATGTCCACACCCGATGGCGAAACCGGGCCGATGATGACACATGCATTCAATGGGCGAGAGATTTTCATGCAGCCACCCAGCCTTTTGCCAACGGGGTGTACGTCAATTTCCTCACGGATCAAAACCAAGCCCGGGCCAAGGCAGCCTACAATGAAAAGACGTGGAACAAGCTTGTGGAAGTCAAGCAAAAGTGGGATCCCAGCAACCTCTTCCGTGTCAACATGAACATTAAACCCAGCTAA